The stretch of DNA ACGAACGCTGGGTTGCGCCGAGCCATCCCGACAGCAATGAGGGGCTCGTGCGCTCGTTTCTCCTGCGGGGTCCAGCCGAGGCGGCAACCTTCGTCGCCCTTTATGGAGGCGAGATCTCGCCCGAAGCTGGTCAGACGGCGTGCGAAGCGCGGCTTAAAGCCATTACGCGGCCGTTCGACGCGGTCTATCTGGGGCTTGGCGGGGATGGCCATTTCGCCTCGCTGTTCCCGGAGGATCCGGCCCTGGACGTACAGGATCGTATCTGCGTTGCCGTGCCGGGGACGGATACCCGCCAGCCCCGTGTGACCCTCACCGCGCCGGCGATCTTGGACGCAAGAGAGGTGTTCCTAATGTTTTCCGGGGCGGAAAAACATGCAGCCTATGCCGAAGCCAAGCGGGCCGGGTCCCATCGGCATATCCCCCTGCGCCTCATTTTGCAGCAGGAGCGGACACCGGTCAGGGTGTTGCATGCGCGGTAGACTTGAGCGCCGCTTAGAATTTTCGCTGCTTGATGACCTCTTCGCCCATATGCGCCTGGCGGACATATTGGGCAAGAATGTGCATGAGCGACTGGTGGACATCCTCGATGACGCCGTAATTGTCGGCGG from Hyphomicrobiales bacterium encodes:
- the pgl gene encoding 6-phosphogluconolactonase, translated to MSVEERAFDALDGAARALADALASTLCEAQSARGLASLVVSGGRTPRHVFQWLRQKKVDWARVTVTLTDERWVAPSHPDSNEGLVRSFLLRGPAEAATFVALYGGEISPEAGQTACEARLKAITRPFDAVYLGLGGDGHFASLFPEDPALDVQDRICVAVPGTDTRQPRVTLTAPAILDAREVFLMFSGAEKHAAYAEAKRAGSHRHIPLRLILQQERTPVRVLHAR